CTCTCCGCCCAGCCATTCGACCGTGTCGAGCACGGCGGCATGCTCGGTGGCGAGGGTGAGGATGCGGCCACCGGTGCCGCGTAGCGCCATGTTGAGCGCCTCGGTCGCGCCCGAGGTGAAGACGACCTGCCCGTCCGCCGGCAGGCCCGCGGCGACCTGCCCGCGCGCATGCTCGATCGCGGCGGCCGCCTCGCGTCCCCAGCGGCTCGGGGAATGGGGGTTCGCATAATGGTCGAGCCACGGCAGCATCGCCGCCTTGGCCTCGGGCGCGAGCGGGGTCGTCGCCTGATAGTCGAGGTAGATCATGCGGCGGCGGCGCGGGCGGCGATGCCAGTGAAGGCGGCGAGGAAGGCGTCGATGTGCGTATCGCTCGTTTGCGGCCCCATGCTGACGCGCAAGGTGCCGGCGGCGACGTCTTCGGGCACACCCATGGCGGCAAGGACCCGGCTGGCCTTCAATTTCCCGCTCGAGCAAGCCGATCCCGCGCTGACCGCGAAACCGGCAAGGTCGAGCTGGATCAGGAGGCCGTCCTTGGATGCGCCGGGAAGCGCGATGGCGCTGATCGCGGGCAGGCGCTCGGTGCCCTCGGCGATCACGGTGCCGCCTGCCGCTCTGACGCTCTGTTCGAGACGGTCGCGAAGCCCGGCGAGGCGCGGCATCGCGTCGCGGTGGGTGCGCGCGGCCAGCGCCGCCGCCATGCCCGCCACCGCCGGCAGATTCTGGGTGCCGCGACGATAGCCTTTCTCCTGCCCACCGCTTGGGCTGAGTGTCGCAAGGTCGCGGACGAGCAGGGCGCCGATCCCCGGCGGGCCGCCGAACTTGTGCGCGGAAATGGCGATGAAGTCGGCTTGCGGAAGGTCGATCTTCCCCGCGCTTTGGGCGCAGTCGGCGAGGAGCAGCGATCCGGCGGCGCGGATTTCACCGATGATGTCGCCCAAGGGCTGGATGACGCCGGTCTCGTTGTTGACCTGCTGCAGCGCGACGAGGGTCGGCCCTTCGGCCAGCGCCGCCGACAAAGCTTCGCGGTCGATCAGGCCGTCGGCGCCCACCGGCAAGGTCCGCGCTCCCTCGCCCATCGCATACGGAACGATGTCATGCTCGGTCGCGCCCACCGCCCGGCCCCGTACGGCGGCACGGGCAGCGACGATCGACACCGCCTCGCTCGCCCCGCTGGTGATGATGATCTCGTGCTGCCAGCCGAGCGCATCGGCGATGGTGGCGCGGGCGCGTTCGAGCGCGGCCTTGGCGGCGCGGCCCTCTGCGTGGGGGCTCGAGGGATTGGCCCAGCGCCCCAGCGCCTCCACCATCGCCGCCTGCGCCTCTGGCAGCACGGGCGT
This genomic window from Sphingomonas rosea contains:
- a CDS encoding cysteine desulfurase family protein; this encodes MARPRIYLDHAATTPVLPEAQAAMVEALGRWANPSSPHAEGRAAKAALERARATIADALGWQHEIIITSGASEAVSIVAARAAVRGRAVGATEHDIVPYAMGEGARTLPVGADGLIDREALSAALAEGPTLVALQQVNNETGVIQPLGDIIGEIRAAGSLLLADCAQSAGKIDLPQADFIAISAHKFGGPPGIGALLVRDLATLSPSGGQEKGYRRGTQNLPAVAGMAAALAARTHRDAMPRLAGLRDRLEQSVRAAGGTVIAEGTERLPAISAIALPGASKDGLLIQLDLAGFAVSAGSACSSGKLKASRVLAAMGVPEDVAAGTLRVSMGPQTSDTHIDAFLAAFTGIAARAAAA